In a genomic window of Gossypium arboreum isolate Shixiya-1 chromosome 7, ASM2569848v2, whole genome shotgun sequence:
- the LOC108472102 gene encoding protein GAST1-like, producing the protein MAKSLVIVMLCFLLVIVLLGEIQASSPSQKQRQGNHGNGMYGATQGSLRPQECGPRCTQRCSATAYKKPCMFFCQKCCAKCLCVPPGTYGNKQSCPCYNNWKTKRGGPKCP; encoded by the exons ATGGCTAAATCACTTGTCATTGTTATGTTATGTTTTCTCTTAGTAATTGTTTTACTTGGAGAAATCCAG GCATCAAGCCCTTCTCAAAAACAAAGACAAGGCAACCATGGAAATGGAATG TATGGTGCCACCCAAGGGAGCCTTCGTCCTCAAG AGTGTGGTCCAAGATGCACACAGAGATGCTCAGCTACAGCATACAAGAAACCATGCATGTTCTTCTGCCAAAAGTGTTGTGCCAAGTGCTTGTGTGTGCCTCCAGGCACTTACGGCAACAAACAATCTTGCCCTTGCTACAATAATTGGAAGACCAAGAGAGGAGGCCCCAAATGCCCTTAG
- the LOC108483953 gene encoding uncharacterized protein LOC108483953, which produces MIEAVGSCLTNKYSKGLPGKSTMVAMSTLMNLKYFARKGPWQHFIWMKRSGALMFNHCLGLRQTLRYNTFSPDSMKKMPKSDLVEETWRLQAVACEQTEITEFSQQEFERLQK; this is translated from the exons ATGATAGAGGCAGTCGGGTCATGCCTCACAAACAAGTATTCCAAAGGACTACCTGGTAAAAG TACAATGGTGGCAATGAGTACATTGATGAACTTGAAATACTTTGCCAGAAAAGGGCCTTGGCAGCATTTCATTTGGATGAAAAGAAGTGGGGCATTAATGTTCAACCATTGTCTGGGTCTCCGGCAAACTTTGAG ATATAACACTTTCTCACCTGATTCTATGAAGAAAATGCCTAAATCAGATCTGGTTGAAGAG ACTTGGAGATTACAAGCTGTAGCCTGTGAGCAGACCGAAATCACCGAGTTTAGCCAGCAGGAGTTTgaaagacttcaaaaat GA
- the LOC108483119 gene encoding uncharacterized protein LOC108483119 has translation MAWWLRLAVLMMVGSHWAWGQCETSIPKLISQCGQYVEGSGPETTPSKACCDVITSLDIPCMCKYVTPDVEKLVNMEKVVFVAKSCGLTLQPGMKCGSFVVPPSV, from the exons ATGGCGTGGTGGTTGAGGTTGGCAGTGTTGATGATGGTTGGAAGCCATTGGGCATGGGGGCAGTGCGAGACGAGCATCCCAAAGCTCATATCCCAATGCGGGCAATACGTAGAAGGATCAGGGCCGGAAACGACTCCATCCAAGGCTTGCTGTGATGTGATAACAAGTCTGGATATTCCATGCATGTGCAAGTACGTGACACCAGATGTTGAGAAGCTTGTGAACATGGAAAAAGTTGTGTTTGTTGCTAAATCCTGTGGATTGACACTTCAACCTGGAATGAAATGCGGAA GCTTCGTTGTTCCGCCATCTGTTTGA
- the LOC108469564 gene encoding pseudouridine-5'-phosphate glycosidase: MASSSPSSSSAVKRLSNLSNHLCPTNSNPLVKVSAQVSQALSTGLPVVALESTIISHGMPYPQNLETAKEVEAIVRDNGAVPATIAILDGVPCIGLNLEQLERLARMGKSAQKTARRDIAYVVATKRNGATTVSATMFFAAMVGIPLFVTGGIGGVHRHGEHTMDISSDLTELGRTPVAVVSAGVKSILDIPRTLEYLETQGVCVAAYKTNEFPAFFTETSGCKVPCRLDSPEECARLIDANRKLNLGNGVLIAVPIAKEYSASGSLIESAIQQALTEAREKNITGNAETPFLLARVNEITGGASLASNIALVKNNAAIGAKISVALAQLLK, from the exons ATGGCGTCTTCTTCTCCATCATCATCATCGGCTGTTAAAAGACTATCAAATCTCAGCAACCATCTTTGCCCAACTAACTCAAACCCTTTAGTCAAAGTATCTGCTCAAGTGTCCCAGGCTCTGTCCACTGGTCTCCCGGTTGTTGCTCTCGAGTCCACCATCATTTCCCATG GAATGCCGTATCCGCAGAATCTTGAAACAGCCAAGGAGGTGGAGGCGATTGTGAGGGACAATGGAGCTGTTCCTGCTACCATCGCCATTCTTGATGGCGTACCATGCATAG GTTTGAATTTGGAACAACTGGAAAGGCTTGCCCGAATGGGAAAAAGTGCTCAAAAGACAGCTCGAAGGGACATTGCATATGTT GTGGCCACCAAGAGGAATGGTGCAACAACTGTTTCTGCAACTATGTTTTTCGCTGCCATG GTTGGTATACCTCTTTTTGTTACTGGGGGAATTGGGGGAGTGCATAGGCATGGCGAGCATA CAATGGATATATCCTCTGACCTCACGGAGCTTGGAAGGACACCTGTAGCAGTCGTTTCTGCTGGTGTAAAATCTATATTAGATATTCCAAGGACACTGGAATATTTG GAAACTCAGGGAGTTTGTGTTGCTGCTTACAAGACCAATGAGTTTCCAGCTTTTTTTACTGAAACAAGTGGCTGCAAG GTGCCTTGTCGGTTAGATAGCCCAGAAGAATGTGCACGGTTAATTG ATGCAAACAGGAAGCTTAATCTCGGAAATGGAGTACTGATTGCAGTTCCCATCGCAAAAGAATACTCAGCTTCTGGAAGCTTAATAGAGTCTGCAATACAGCAAGCTCTTACAGAAGCCAG GGAAAAGAACATAACAGGGAATGCTGAGACTCCATTCTTGCTCGCTAGGGTTAATGAAATAACTGGAGGAGCATCACTTGCTTCAA ACATTGCGCTTGTGAAAAATAATGCTGCTATCGGTGCTAAGATATCTGTAGCCCTGGCCCAGCTCCTTAAATAA